A part of Arthrobacter dokdonellae genomic DNA contains:
- a CDS encoding DUF3375 family protein — MRSTDNAVAQWHAQKQLRLSPAWRLLQAAPWSVAFLRAEFTAARQRVPLEEFHADLAAFMKELRHENLSLNESWQASNYADSWVRSQFLSRPMVDGRFVYEPTAATTRVLAFLDSFTVERTNLNSSRLSTLLTSIETLSFQTDPNPDHRVAVLEAEIADRLGEIEALRNGRNPAVLSENSALAATRSVLDLASSLPADFKRMRDGVEGMLHTIRQEIMESSVTKGVAVGQVLEGDKALRNTAEGETFQGFTEFLNDPARQARFRQAVNEVLERGFTDQLTGEERGTLATLVREMRRQAADVHAIYGRLSESLHSYVMSDEFRESVLLRKAIHAAEQAVARAPLGPRTPVMEPLLYAPAFETLAGLGIFNPEDHVPPPPLAAPPALSGADIHRTPATPLPDMAAVHAAVALARSTRNGTATLADAYAEMPAQQRHINTIRGLILAARATDQAVDPARTEALRFTQIDGTERTARLPLVTFTKDTAP, encoded by the coding sequence ATGCGCTCCACTGACAACGCCGTTGCGCAGTGGCATGCCCAAAAGCAGCTGCGGCTCAGCCCGGCCTGGCGGCTCCTGCAGGCCGCGCCCTGGTCCGTCGCCTTCCTGAGGGCGGAATTCACCGCGGCCCGCCAGCGCGTTCCACTGGAGGAATTCCACGCGGACCTCGCCGCGTTCATGAAGGAGCTGCGGCACGAGAACCTGAGCCTTAACGAGTCGTGGCAGGCCTCCAACTATGCCGACTCGTGGGTGCGCAGCCAGTTCCTGTCCCGCCCCATGGTGGACGGCCGCTTTGTCTACGAACCCACCGCCGCCACCACCCGCGTGCTCGCGTTCCTGGACTCGTTCACGGTGGAGCGCACCAACCTGAACAGCTCAAGGCTGAGCACCCTGCTGACCAGCATTGAAACGCTGTCCTTCCAGACGGACCCCAACCCGGATCACCGCGTTGCCGTGCTTGAGGCCGAAATCGCCGATCGGCTTGGAGAGATTGAGGCCCTGCGGAACGGCCGGAACCCCGCCGTCCTCTCCGAGAACTCCGCCCTGGCGGCCACGCGCAGCGTCCTCGACCTGGCCTCCAGCCTCCCTGCCGACTTCAAGCGCATGCGCGACGGCGTGGAGGGGATGCTGCACACCATCCGGCAGGAAATCATGGAATCCTCCGTCACCAAGGGCGTGGCGGTGGGCCAGGTGCTGGAAGGCGACAAGGCGCTGCGCAACACCGCCGAGGGCGAAACCTTCCAGGGGTTCACCGAGTTCCTCAACGACCCCGCCCGCCAGGCCCGCTTCCGGCAGGCCGTCAACGAGGTGCTCGAACGCGGCTTCACGGACCAGCTCACGGGCGAGGAACGCGGCACGCTGGCCACCCTGGTCCGCGAAATGCGCCGCCAGGCAGCGGACGTCCACGCCATCTACGGCCGCCTGTCCGAGAGCCTCCACAGCTACGTGATGAGCGACGAATTCCGGGAGTCCGTCCTGCTGCGCAAGGCCATCCACGCCGCCGAACAGGCCGTGGCCCGCGCCCCGCTGGGCCCGCGGACGCCCGTGATGGAGCCGCTGCTGTACGCCCCCGCCTTTGAAACACTTGCCGGGCTGGGCATCTTCAACCCCGAAGACCACGTCCCGCCGCCCCCGCTCGCCGCCCCTCCAGCCCTCAGCGGCGCCGACATCCACCGCACCCCCGCCACGCCGCTGCCGGACATGGCCGCCGTCCACGCCGCCGTCGCACTGGCGCGCAGCACACGCAACGGCACCGCCACCCTCGCCGACGCCTACGCCGAGATGCCGGCCCAGCAGCGCCACATCAACACCATCCGCGGCCTCATCCTCGCCGCCCGCGCCACCGACCAGGCCGTGGACCCGGCGCGCACCGAGGCCCTCCGCTTCACCCAGATCGACGGCACGGAGCGCACCGCCCGCCTGCCGCTGGTGACGTTCACAAAGGACACCGCCCCATGA
- a CDS encoding ATP-binding protein, with the protein MSIATTLPIGTEINPGQYRLSQIQIINWGTFHGRHAMYVDRAGTLLTGHPGVGKSTLFDGIQHIFYAAPRLNESAHEASNRKDRRTTFSYMRGRKIKTPDGTVYQRPSATWSATALVFEDGLGRHVTIAALFDLPANGLEGQVGKHYVIHDRPLDTEALERHGSRRFSPSSLHAALPGCEAFDVHKTFAERFRRKLGIDNDKAFSLLRTLQNGKGLDKGVNRFFRYEVLDKPATLAAARAAVDDFSHLRGIYRQLEDARGQRDALAPVPELHQKLREFKDSHGRTVELKNVQLPLLRLQFQAELLAAKAVALQEQRALTQSEIAAAAAAKDLLAESVAALDEQHANHGGRAIEGLEKDIRAARRELEERVRVETSVREDLEAAGLEVGWTPEGLAAARQSAGAGVELQQAETETARTREYEAVAESINAKAEEKKLRAEIASYQRRGTNIDGRNAAARRAICAETGLDPADLPFAGELVDIAGGHAAWRPAAEKVLRSLATTLLVRGGDIKAVTRAVNGLDGFGRVRWIDMGTPARQTEPGEDHLAAKLEFHASDAGGWLRAKVARDFAFRCVDNDAELHAHERAISLAGTVKASSSTFERDTRAVNPADYLLGFTNVDKIAQLEARADELAGACESAAALADQRSKAKDQLKGRLEALRRVAKDVRPFEQLDSGSLAAQLEQLRQALQTTIDSSATLASIRKQLGGAKAELEAAVGRVAVLNNSLSTVERELKTVQDAAEATAAKAAKEPPAGWAVEAFTPYTADGGPATLEELEQLFGHAAVDLGERAATAKERVFRTEAALTELFKAFAREFGPGMGASYGTGADAAEHYEELYGRIIADGLPQRQDEFREYFNNRSYERFSDLLQLLEEERRAIAERILPLNQILADVPFEKGSRLRLDVATTVPDEARAFRTDLKEALGNAYAKATEEKMAASYQQLERLVDALSDPSLQSWADTVLDVRQHVRISCNEHRPNGEVELGLEPGTLSGGEGQRFTSFIMGAALAYQLGIDTQGYSTYGTVMIDEAFIQANSEYAGAGINALQEFGFQLLLAAPEDKVDLSRHLGSVTDIIKHPQANISGFVASGRSPATATDIILR; encoded by the coding sequence ATGAGCATCGCCACCACCTTGCCCATCGGCACGGAAATCAACCCCGGCCAATACCGGCTCAGCCAGATCCAGATCATCAACTGGGGCACCTTCCACGGCCGCCACGCCATGTACGTTGACCGCGCCGGCACGCTGCTCACGGGCCATCCGGGCGTGGGCAAGTCAACCCTCTTTGACGGCATCCAACACATCTTCTACGCCGCCCCGCGGCTGAACGAATCCGCCCACGAGGCATCCAACCGCAAGGACCGCCGCACCACCTTCAGCTACATGCGCGGGCGAAAGATCAAAACCCCTGACGGCACCGTGTACCAGCGGCCCAGCGCCACCTGGTCCGCCACGGCCCTCGTTTTCGAGGACGGCCTGGGCCGCCACGTCACGATCGCCGCGCTCTTTGACCTGCCCGCCAACGGTCTGGAGGGCCAGGTGGGCAAGCATTACGTGATCCACGACCGCCCCCTCGACACGGAAGCGCTGGAAAGGCACGGGAGCCGGCGCTTCTCGCCGTCGTCCCTGCATGCCGCGCTGCCGGGCTGCGAGGCCTTCGACGTTCACAAGACGTTTGCCGAGCGCTTCCGCCGGAAGCTGGGGATCGACAATGACAAGGCCTTCAGCCTGCTGCGCACCCTGCAGAACGGCAAGGGCCTGGACAAGGGCGTCAACAGGTTCTTCCGCTATGAGGTGCTGGACAAGCCCGCCACCCTGGCCGCGGCCCGGGCGGCCGTGGACGACTTCAGCCACCTGCGCGGCATCTACCGCCAGCTCGAGGACGCCCGGGGCCAGCGCGACGCCCTGGCGCCCGTGCCCGAACTCCACCAAAAACTGCGGGAATTCAAGGATTCCCACGGCCGCACAGTTGAGCTAAAAAATGTCCAGCTGCCGCTCCTTCGGCTCCAGTTCCAGGCGGAGCTGCTCGCCGCCAAGGCAGTTGCCCTGCAGGAGCAGCGTGCGCTGACGCAATCCGAAATCGCAGCGGCGGCGGCCGCCAAGGACCTCCTGGCCGAATCCGTGGCGGCCCTCGACGAACAGCACGCCAACCACGGCGGCCGCGCCATTGAAGGCCTGGAGAAGGACATCCGTGCGGCCAGGCGCGAGCTGGAGGAGCGCGTGCGCGTGGAGACGTCGGTCCGCGAGGACCTCGAAGCGGCCGGCCTCGAGGTCGGCTGGACCCCGGAGGGACTGGCGGCCGCACGCCAAAGCGCGGGCGCCGGCGTCGAGCTTCAGCAGGCGGAAACAGAAACGGCCCGCACGCGCGAGTACGAGGCCGTAGCTGAGAGCATCAACGCCAAAGCCGAGGAGAAGAAGCTCCGCGCGGAGATTGCCTCGTACCAGCGGCGTGGCACCAACATCGACGGCCGCAATGCCGCGGCCCGGCGCGCCATCTGCGCCGAGACCGGCCTTGACCCCGCGGACCTGCCTTTTGCCGGCGAGCTCGTGGACATCGCCGGCGGCCACGCCGCCTGGCGTCCCGCCGCTGAAAAGGTGCTGCGTTCCCTGGCCACCACCCTGCTGGTGCGCGGCGGGGACATCAAGGCCGTCACGCGCGCCGTCAACGGGCTGGACGGCTTCGGCCGGGTGCGGTGGATCGACATGGGAACGCCGGCGCGCCAGACCGAGCCCGGCGAGGACCACCTTGCGGCCAAGCTGGAATTCCATGCGTCCGACGCCGGAGGCTGGCTGCGTGCCAAGGTGGCCCGCGACTTCGCCTTCCGCTGCGTGGACAACGACGCGGAACTGCACGCCCATGAGCGGGCCATCTCCCTGGCGGGGACCGTGAAGGCCAGCTCCTCCACATTTGAGCGCGACACCCGGGCGGTCAACCCGGCCGACTACCTCCTTGGCTTCACCAATGTGGACAAGATTGCACAACTGGAGGCCCGCGCCGACGAGCTGGCAGGCGCCTGCGAAAGCGCGGCGGCCCTCGCCGACCAACGCAGCAAGGCCAAGGACCAGCTCAAGGGCAGGCTGGAGGCGCTCCGGCGGGTAGCCAAGGACGTCCGGCCATTTGAACAGCTCGATTCCGGCTCCCTGGCCGCGCAGCTGGAGCAACTCCGGCAGGCACTCCAGACGACCATCGACAGCAGCGCCACGCTCGCCAGCATCAGGAAGCAGCTGGGCGGGGCAAAAGCGGAGCTGGAGGCCGCCGTCGGACGCGTGGCCGTGCTCAACAACAGCCTCTCCACGGTGGAGCGTGAACTGAAAACGGTCCAGGACGCGGCCGAGGCCACCGCCGCGAAGGCCGCCAAGGAGCCGCCAGCCGGGTGGGCCGTGGAGGCCTTCACCCCCTACACTGCCGACGGCGGGCCGGCCACCCTGGAGGAACTGGAACAGCTTTTTGGCCATGCAGCCGTAGATCTCGGGGAGCGCGCGGCCACGGCCAAGGAACGCGTATTCCGCACCGAAGCCGCGCTGACCGAACTCTTCAAGGCGTTTGCCCGCGAGTTCGGGCCGGGCATGGGCGCCAGCTACGGCACCGGTGCCGACGCGGCCGAACACTACGAAGAGCTGTACGGGCGGATCATCGCCGACGGGCTGCCGCAGCGCCAGGACGAATTCCGCGAATACTTCAACAACCGCTCCTACGAGCGCTTTTCCGACCTCCTGCAGCTGCTGGAGGAGGAGCGGCGCGCCATCGCCGAGCGGATCCTGCCGCTGAACCAGATCCTCGCGGACGTGCCGTTTGAGAAGGGCAGCCGGCTGCGCCTGGATGTGGCCACCACCGTCCCCGACGAAGCCCGTGCATTCCGCACCGACCTGAAGGAAGCCCTGGGCAACGCGTACGCCAAGGCCACCGAGGAAAAAATGGCCGCCAGCTACCAGCAGCTGGAGCGGCTGGTGGACGCCCTGAGCGATCCCTCCCTGCAGTCCTGGGCCGACACCGTCCTGGATGTCCGCCAGCACGTGAGAATCAGCTGCAATGAGCACCGGCCCAACGGCGAGGTGGAGCTTGGCCTGGAACCGGGCACCCTGTCCGGCGGCGAGGGGCAGCGTTTCACGTCGTTCATCATGGGCGCCGCCCTGGCCTACCAGCTGGGCATCGACACCCAGGGCTACAGCACCTATGGAACGGTCATGATCGACGAGGCCTTTATCCAGGCCAACTCCGAGTACGCCGGTGCCGGCATCAACGCGCTGCAGGAATTCGGCTTCCAGCTGCTGCTGGCCGCGCCCGAGGACAAGGTGGACCTCTCACGCCACCTTGGCTCGGTAACGGACATCATCAAGCACCCGCAGGCGAACATCTCCGGCTTTGTCGCCTCGGGCCGCTCCCCCGCCACGGCGACGGACATCATCCTGCGGTAA
- a CDS encoding DUF4194 domain-containing protein — translation MTPSSVTSQETYDAGAPPTAAGPGDAYRSERSLFPGDTGSFPLELRQALVRLLRGPYIDGTVDAPLWTTILTHRASLQQYLSEVFLLLTVDPERKIALLTPAGIDAVHTQPIVARKPLRREETLLALRLRLLLDRQSGTGTDATITRGGAREILAEHRQPGAVDDKRLDEQTDASLARLLALKLLLPTELPGEYRVSNAMALALPFDAIDQIPAYLAALDADDTTEDGTE, via the coding sequence ATGACCCCCAGTTCCGTGACTTCCCAGGAAACGTACGACGCCGGCGCCCCGCCCACCGCTGCCGGCCCCGGTGACGCGTACCGTTCCGAACGCTCCCTCTTCCCCGGGGACACTGGATCGTTCCCCCTGGAGCTGCGCCAGGCGTTGGTCCGCCTGCTGCGTGGACCGTACATCGACGGCACCGTGGACGCGCCGCTGTGGACCACGATCCTCACCCACCGGGCCTCGCTGCAGCAGTACCTGAGCGAAGTGTTCCTGCTGCTGACGGTGGATCCGGAACGCAAGATCGCGCTGCTCACCCCGGCCGGGATCGACGCGGTCCACACGCAGCCCATCGTGGCCCGCAAGCCGCTGCGCCGCGAGGAGACCCTGCTGGCGCTGCGGCTGCGCCTGCTGCTGGACCGGCAGTCCGGTACGGGAACGGACGCCACCATCACCCGCGGCGGGGCGCGGGAAATCCTGGCCGAGCACCGGCAGCCCGGAGCCGTGGATGACAAGCGCCTGGACGAGCAGACGGATGCGTCCCTCGCCCGGCTGCTGGCCTTGAAACTGCTCCTGCCCACCGAGCTCCCCGGCGAGTACCGGGTCAGCAACGCCATGGCACTGGCGCTGCCCTTTGATGCCATCGACCAGATCCCGGCCTACCTGGCCGCCCTGGACGCGGATGACACGACCGAGGACGGCACAGAATGA